One Deinococcus ruber DNA window includes the following coding sequences:
- a CDS encoding endo alpha-1,4 polygalactosaminidase produces the protein MRNKVSGLLALSLVMAACGQSSVTSGVGQPISAARVEAEQSDFSDAADLTPADIITPNPGRHAEIIQDEAASGGQAVRLTADANRVSFRLPSTLEAGSYVFTLRSRAESLAGNPALVVRRRGNEIARVSMTSTQYQSYALGSLDVQPGDRLSVMYRSDDAGEGDSTPGIVVDYLNIGTGNPPATDPGPPATDPPPVVTPPPVVTPPPVVTPPPVVVPPVVTPPPVVTPPPVVVPPADGSVRLPPSGKVSWDWQIGAGSDSGITVPAGVTLLDVDGFDTSAAKVAQLKAQGVYTVCYLDVGSYEP, from the coding sequence ATGCGAAACAAAGTATCCGGGCTGCTGGCCCTGTCTCTCGTCATGGCTGCCTGTGGACAGAGCAGCGTCACATCCGGCGTCGGTCAGCCAATCAGCGCCGCCCGAGTCGAAGCGGAACAGTCAGATTTTTCTGATGCCGCAGACCTGACCCCAGCCGACATCATCACGCCAAATCCTGGCAGGCACGCCGAGATCATTCAGGATGAGGCTGCCAGTGGAGGCCAGGCGGTTCGGCTGACAGCAGATGCCAACCGTGTTAGTTTTCGGCTGCCCTCGACGCTCGAAGCAGGCAGTTACGTCTTTACTCTCCGCAGCCGTGCCGAGTCACTGGCTGGCAACCCGGCCCTGGTGGTGCGCCGCCGTGGCAACGAGATCGCCCGCGTCAGCATGACCTCGACCCAGTACCAGAGCTATGCGCTGGGCAGCCTCGATGTGCAGCCGGGCGACCGCCTGAGTGTGATGTACAGGAGTGACGACGCTGGAGAGGGCGACAGCACGCCGGGCATCGTGGTCGATTATCTGAACATCGGCACCGGCAATCCGCCCGCCACCGACCCAGGCCCACCCGCCACCGATCCGCCGCCCGTGGTGACTCCGCCGCCCGTCGTTACACCTCCGCCCGTTGTCACTCCGCCGCCCGTGGTGGTGCCACCAGTGGTCACACCTCCGCCTGTGGTGACGCCGCCCCCGGTGGTCGTGCCTCCGGCAGACGGCTCGGTCAGGCTGCCGCCGAGCGGGAAGGTCAGCTGGGACTGGCAGATCGGCGCGGGGTCTGACAGTGGCATCACTGTCCCGGCGGGCGTGACGCTGCTGGACGTGGACGGCTTCGATACCTCGGCGGCCAAGGTCGCCCAGCTCAAGGCCCAGGGCGTGTATACCGTGTGCTATCTGGATGTCGGCAGCTACGAACCG